A genomic segment from Fodinicola acaciae encodes:
- a CDS encoding lipopolysaccharide biosynthesis protein yields the protein MTSAVSKPRPKKTESRKVKKARKTREAQQARDAEETRLAARKAAAAALVKPEAAPAGDEPAVQDVAAEAELVAPVRPGRAIISSGLLTMVALASLGVVRLLHQSLINHYYGDQARYGQVALLISIATITSLALPAGVASAMSKFIPFHRGSGSEPAARAVYRFLSRIGLAGSLFFGVAVGFLIPFFKPEIGPRDAILVGLLTFTFSTYSFDKAAMYGFDRVRPYTMVEISTGLLTIGITVALLVTRWDAFLLPLVVGYALFSLVSRWLLRRDLAGETAPATAINRREILTFVALACAGTLASTGFLNGTNVLADIFGGDPQAVGYFGSAVALMAPMNLLPRALNLALFPAMAHAQGAGDTDAVRRHSDISTRALFVVLAPVFAAAIPLAQVILIVFGKNAEAGTTVLQIMLGATFLSVVQVASVNALSSGTLRQVRIPVISAVTGAVIGVALSPLMALWLGAPGIGIAYLAGTTVIAGGPIVVTWRLHRMHWTGMVIRSLSVVALAGVAAGVIDAMGLTTGFTGVATAVGAAVVVFAIAIVVLWPELRKLIAVARRRGSF from the coding sequence ATGACCAGCGCGGTGTCCAAGCCACGGCCGAAGAAGACCGAGTCGCGCAAGGTCAAGAAGGCCAGGAAAACCCGAGAGGCCCAACAGGCACGCGACGCCGAGGAGACGCGTCTGGCCGCGCGGAAGGCAGCGGCGGCGGCCCTGGTGAAACCGGAGGCCGCGCCGGCCGGGGACGAACCCGCCGTCCAGGACGTGGCGGCCGAAGCCGAGCTCGTCGCACCGGTCAGGCCCGGCCGGGCGATCATCAGCTCCGGGCTGCTGACGATGGTGGCGCTGGCCAGCCTCGGCGTGGTCCGCCTGCTGCACCAGTCGCTGATCAACCACTACTACGGTGACCAGGCACGATACGGCCAGGTCGCGCTGCTGATCTCGATCGCGACGATCACCAGCCTGGCATTGCCGGCCGGTGTCGCGAGCGCGATGAGCAAGTTCATCCCCTTCCACCGCGGCAGTGGTTCGGAGCCGGCGGCACGTGCCGTCTACCGGTTCCTGTCCCGCATCGGTCTGGCTGGCTCGCTGTTCTTCGGTGTGGCCGTGGGCTTTCTCATCCCGTTCTTCAAGCCGGAGATCGGACCTCGTGACGCGATCCTGGTCGGCCTGCTGACGTTCACCTTCAGCACGTACAGCTTCGACAAGGCCGCGATGTACGGCTTCGACCGCGTCCGGCCGTACACCATGGTCGAGATCTCCACCGGCCTGCTCACGATCGGGATCACGGTCGCGCTGCTGGTGACCAGATGGGATGCGTTCCTGCTGCCATTGGTCGTCGGCTACGCACTGTTCAGCCTGGTGTCCCGGTGGTTGTTGCGGCGAGATCTGGCCGGTGAGACCGCGCCGGCGACCGCGATCAACCGGCGCGAGATCCTCACCTTCGTGGCGCTGGCCTGTGCCGGCACGCTCGCCTCCACCGGCTTTCTGAACGGCACCAACGTCCTCGCCGACATCTTCGGTGGTGACCCGCAGGCCGTTGGTTACTTCGGTTCGGCGGTGGCCCTGATGGCGCCGATGAACCTGTTGCCGCGCGCTCTCAACCTCGCGTTGTTCCCGGCAATGGCACACGCGCAGGGTGCTGGCGACACCGACGCCGTACGCAGGCACAGTGACATCTCCACCCGCGCCTTGTTCGTGGTCCTGGCGCCGGTCTTCGCGGCCGCTATCCCGCTCGCTCAGGTGATCCTGATCGTGTTCGGCAAGAATGCCGAAGCCGGCACCACGGTCCTGCAGATCATGCTCGGCGCGACCTTCCTATCGGTCGTCCAGGTGGCGTCGGTCAACGCGTTGTCGTCCGGCACGTTGCGACAGGTCCGCATTCCGGTCATCTCCGCCGTCACCGGCGCGGTGATCGGCGTGGCGCTCTCACCGCTGATGGCGCTTTGGCTCGGAGCGCCGGGGATCGGCATCGCGTATCTCGCTGGCACGACGGTGATCGCCGGGGGACCGATTGTGGTCACCTGGCGGCTGCACCGGATGCACTGGACCGGCATGGTGATCAGGTCGTTGAGCGTGGTCGCGCTGGCCGGCGTGGCCGCCGGAGTGATCGACGCGATGGGCCTCACAACCGGCTTCACCGGCGTGGCGACCGCGGTCGGCGCGGCCGTTGTGGTATTCGCGATAGCGATCGTCGTTCTGTGGCCTGAGCTGCGCAAACTCATCGCGGTGGCGCGGCGGCGAGGCAGTTTCTGA
- a CDS encoding sugar transferase — MTVLSRGGLATAARDQASPKSGRAGGPPTPLISQLSDELVKHGPRGRFQRIATRCLDILFASIGILLASPFMLLAALWVAVDSPGPVLFRQERVGRGGRSFTMLKFRSMRTDADENVHKEYVQKIYTEGATTVAAKLHNDDRVTKSGKLLRKTSLDELPQLFNILGGSMSLVGPRPVLPYEVEVMGPENLDRFAVKPGLTGPWQVHGRGRTTFLEMMEFDVRYARQATVLTDLGLIVRTPVAVLSGKGAK; from the coding sequence TTGACCGTTCTATCCCGGGGTGGGCTGGCTACGGCCGCCCGCGATCAGGCGTCCCCGAAGTCCGGACGCGCTGGCGGGCCCCCGACACCGCTGATCTCCCAGCTCTCCGACGAGCTGGTGAAGCACGGTCCGCGCGGTCGCTTCCAGCGGATCGCGACCCGTTGCCTGGACATCCTGTTCGCGAGCATCGGCATCCTGCTGGCGTCGCCGTTCATGCTGCTCGCCGCGCTCTGGGTCGCCGTCGACTCACCTGGTCCGGTGCTGTTCCGGCAGGAGCGCGTCGGCCGCGGCGGGCGCAGCTTCACGATGCTGAAGTTCCGCTCGATGCGGACCGACGCGGACGAGAACGTGCACAAGGAGTACGTGCAGAAGATCTACACCGAGGGCGCCACCACGGTGGCGGCCAAGCTGCACAACGACGACCGGGTCACCAAGTCCGGCAAGCTGCTGCGCAAGACCAGCCTGGACGAGCTGCCGCAGCTGTTCAACATCCTCGGCGGCTCGATGAGCCTGGTCGGCCCCCGTCCGGTGCTGCCGTACGAGGTCGAGGTGATGGGTCCGGAAAACCTGGACCGGTTCGCCGTCAAGCCCGGTTTGACCGGCCCCTGGCAGGTGCACGGCCGTGGCCGTACGACATTCTTGGAAATGATGGAGTTCGACGTGCGCTACGCGCGCCAGGCCACGGTCCTCACCGACCTCGGCCTGATCGTGCGTACGCCGGTCGCGGTTCTGTCCGGCAAAGGCGCGAAGTAG
- a CDS encoding O-antigen ligase family protein: MTTADLAPTAKPAPATDPRPLSPPISRALSTIILVLLGALLVDVLFEGWIQQLFGHAGPIDPKTLQPTWVLADWPKDVKSALFLALLAFTLLKVAIDQSWRDFLTKAELALAALGVIMVASGLLGGSGLTLIGQALFVYFRGVIVFFAWRAVRPTMRQLKPIFYVVGAIAVVNATIAIVESMLGYPIYKLLGWTDLTWANINRAHALLNHPNHLGHFLMVIEIGLMAWFTTRDRISKKHWFLFGLLAWGMAATQSRESAIGFVLGIAVIWWLRRKPVRPLVFGLIVVVLFSGLQLVATPSNVGVLAKRILGVFNAFQTPSGQETEGTSSREIRVLFYQQGLGLYAKKPVLGYGVGQFGGTVAYQANPKWYEKFNFRLHGAKPDQVDSFWLHLLVETGALGFLAYLIWLFFLVAPMVRSRTRGPDVSPFVLWGPPVVVAAILSAFLSPLLEDQLFPVLLFTVLGLGWSTLRRGDSADAIPATLLAGPAHPVTALHRPAVLPAGVSDDHLTFTWRRKPTEKAGQDTDDRSAPGGAEPAGEHRGG, translated from the coding sequence TTGACCACTGCTGACCTGGCCCCCACCGCGAAGCCCGCTCCGGCAACCGATCCGAGGCCTCTTTCGCCGCCGATCTCCCGCGCGCTGAGCACGATCATCCTGGTCCTGCTCGGCGCGTTGTTGGTCGACGTGCTGTTCGAAGGCTGGATCCAGCAGCTGTTCGGGCACGCCGGGCCGATCGACCCGAAGACCCTCCAGCCGACCTGGGTCCTGGCCGACTGGCCCAAGGACGTGAAGAGTGCGCTGTTCCTGGCGCTGCTCGCGTTCACGCTGCTCAAGGTCGCCATCGACCAGAGCTGGCGGGACTTCCTGACCAAGGCGGAGCTGGCGCTGGCCGCGCTCGGCGTGATCATGGTCGCCTCCGGCCTGCTCGGCGGGAGCGGACTGACGCTGATCGGCCAGGCGCTGTTCGTCTATTTCCGCGGCGTCATCGTGTTCTTCGCCTGGCGCGCCGTGCGGCCGACGATGCGGCAGCTCAAGCCGATCTTCTACGTGGTCGGCGCGATCGCGGTGGTCAACGCGACCATCGCGATCGTCGAGAGCATGCTCGGCTACCCCATCTACAAGCTGCTCGGCTGGACCGACCTGACCTGGGCCAACATCAACCGCGCGCACGCGCTGCTGAACCACCCCAACCACCTCGGCCACTTCCTGATGGTGATCGAGATCGGCCTGATGGCGTGGTTCACCACCAGGGACCGGATCAGCAAGAAGCACTGGTTCCTGTTCGGCCTGCTGGCCTGGGGGATGGCCGCGACCCAGTCGCGCGAGTCGGCGATCGGCTTCGTACTCGGCATCGCGGTGATCTGGTGGCTGCGCCGCAAGCCGGTCCGGCCGCTGGTCTTCGGCCTGATCGTGGTGGTGCTCTTCAGCGGCCTGCAGCTGGTCGCGACGCCGAGCAACGTCGGCGTGCTGGCCAAGCGGATCCTCGGCGTGTTCAACGCCTTCCAGACGCCGTCCGGCCAGGAGACCGAAGGCACCTCCTCGCGAGAGATCCGCGTCCTGTTCTACCAGCAGGGTCTGGGCCTCTACGCGAAGAAACCGGTGCTCGGCTATGGCGTCGGCCAGTTCGGTGGCACGGTCGCCTACCAGGCCAACCCGAAGTGGTACGAGAAGTTCAACTTCCGGCTGCACGGCGCCAAACCCGACCAGGTCGACTCGTTCTGGCTGCACCTGCTGGTGGAGACCGGCGCGCTCGGCTTCCTTGCCTATCTCATCTGGCTGTTCTTCCTGGTGGCACCGATGGTCCGGTCGCGGACCCGAGGGCCGGACGTGTCGCCGTTCGTGCTGTGGGGTCCGCCGGTCGTGGTGGCCGCGATTCTCTCGGCGTTCCTGTCGCCGCTGCTGGAGGACCAGCTCTTCCCGGTGTTGCTGTTCACCGTGCTCGGCCTCGGCTGGTCCACGCTGCGCCGCGGCGACAGCGCCGACGCGATCCCGGCGACCCTGCTGGCCGGTCCGGCGCATCCGGTCACCGCGCTGCACAGGCCCGCGGTGCTGCCGGCGGGTGTCTCCGACGACCACCTCACGTTCACCTGGCGCAGGAAACCGACCGAAAAGGCTGGTCAGGACACGGATGACAGGTCAGCACCAGGCGGCGCCGAGCCGGCCGGTGAGCATCGCGGTGGGTGA